In a single window of the Mesoplodon densirostris isolate mMesDen1 chromosome 16, mMesDen1 primary haplotype, whole genome shotgun sequence genome:
- the CARHSP1 gene encoding calcium-regulated heat-stable protein 1 isoform X1 — protein sequence MGSAMSSEPPPPSQRPTHQSSAGLLDTQQARDRSPSPLRGNVVPSPLPTRRTRTFSATVRASQGPVYKGVCKCFCRSKGHGFITPADGGPDIFLHISDVEGEYVPVEGDEVTYKMCSIPPKNEKLQAVEVVITHLAPGTKHETWSGHIVSS from the exons ATGGG GTCAGCCATGTCATCTGAGCCTCCTCCCCCGTCACAGCGCCCCACCCACCAGTCCTCGGCCGGGCTGCTGGATACCCAACAGGCCCGAGATCGCTCACCGTCCCCGCTTCGGGGCAACGTGGTCCCGAGCCCACTGCCCACTCGCCGGACAAGGACCTTCTCAGC GACGGTGCGGGCTTCACAGGGCCCTGTCTACAAAGGAGTCTGCAAATGCTTCTGTCGGTCCAAGGGCCACGGCTTCATCACCCCGGCCGATGGCGGCCCTGACATCTTCCTGCACATCTCGGA CGTGGAGGGGGAGTACGTCCCCGTGGAAGGCGATGAGGTCACCTATAAGATGTGCTCCATCCCGCCCAAGAATGAGAAGCTGCAGGCCGTGGAGGTGGTCATCACCCACCTGGCGCCGGGCACCAAGCACGAGACCTGGTCCGGCCACATCGTCAGCTCCTAG
- the CARHSP1 gene encoding calcium-regulated heat-stable protein 1 isoform X2 → MSSEPPPPSQRPTHQSSAGLLDTQQARDRSPSPLRGNVVPSPLPTRRTRTFSATVRASQGPVYKGVCKCFCRSKGHGFITPADGGPDIFLHISDVEGEYVPVEGDEVTYKMCSIPPKNEKLQAVEVVITHLAPGTKHETWSGHIVSS, encoded by the exons ATGTCATCTGAGCCTCCTCCCCCGTCACAGCGCCCCACCCACCAGTCCTCGGCCGGGCTGCTGGATACCCAACAGGCCCGAGATCGCTCACCGTCCCCGCTTCGGGGCAACGTGGTCCCGAGCCCACTGCCCACTCGCCGGACAAGGACCTTCTCAGC GACGGTGCGGGCTTCACAGGGCCCTGTCTACAAAGGAGTCTGCAAATGCTTCTGTCGGTCCAAGGGCCACGGCTTCATCACCCCGGCCGATGGCGGCCCTGACATCTTCCTGCACATCTCGGA CGTGGAGGGGGAGTACGTCCCCGTGGAAGGCGATGAGGTCACCTATAAGATGTGCTCCATCCCGCCCAAGAATGAGAAGCTGCAGGCCGTGGAGGTGGTCATCACCCACCTGGCGCCGGGCACCAAGCACGAGACCTGGTCCGGCCACATCGTCAGCTCCTAG